From a single Calothrix sp. NIES-2098 genomic region:
- a CDS encoding CHAD domain-containing protein, producing MELSNNPTIQTLGDYAYQAIQKHFKKTLKWEKSVKKDEDPEALHQMRVGMRRLRTSVSRFAIALDLSKPISDKNIGKIARRLGNLRDLDVLKETLEKEYKPRLSKKEQKHLHTAFDAIAKQREHALATVETTLKDESYKSLKEELETWLEKPRYKDLASITIQQVLPDLLLPEVSQFLLHPGWLVGTEVGESELKIRKDWEAEKIEQQLANRGETLHSLRKQAKRVRYQLELFSDLYSESYAAYIADVKNIQDILGAMQDSVVLTEWLEDVFKSDMHSHLHGLTKLLAENRYQLWQQWQPLQERYLKTETRHGFHLTILHPKQSAFLNEDAPSEQTIG from the coding sequence ATGGAATTATCTAACAATCCCACTATCCAAACTCTTGGAGACTACGCTTACCAGGCGATTCAAAAACATTTTAAGAAAACCTTGAAATGGGAGAAATCAGTTAAGAAAGATGAAGATCCAGAAGCTTTGCATCAAATGCGAGTAGGGATGCGTCGCTTACGTACCTCTGTTAGTAGGTTCGCAATAGCACTGGATTTATCAAAGCCGATTAGTGATAAAAATATCGGTAAAATTGCTCGCCGTCTTGGTAATCTCCGAGATTTAGACGTACTCAAAGAAACCCTAGAAAAAGAATATAAACCACGTTTATCTAAAAAAGAACAGAAACATTTACATACAGCGTTTGATGCTATAGCAAAACAAAGAGAACATGCACTAGCTACAGTAGAAACTACATTAAAAGATGAATCTTATAAGTCGCTAAAAGAAGAATTAGAAACATGGTTAGAAAAACCAAGGTATAAAGATTTAGCATCTATTACTATTCAGCAAGTTTTACCCGATTTACTGTTACCAGAAGTGAGTCAATTCTTATTGCATCCCGGTTGGCTTGTCGGAACCGAAGTGGGAGAATCAGAGTTAAAAATCCGCAAAGACTGGGAAGCAGAAAAAATAGAACAACAACTAGCTAATAGAGGTGAAACATTACATAGTTTGCGTAAACAAGCTAAACGCGTACGCTACCAATTAGAATTATTTTCCGATCTCTACAGCGAATCTTACGCCGCTTATATTGCAGATGTGAAAAATATCCAAGACATTTTGGGCGCAATGCAAGATAGCGTAGTTTTAACTGAGTGGCTTGAGGATGTATTTAAGTCAGATATGCATAGTCATTTGCATGGGCTGACTAAATTATTAGCAGAAAATCGTTACCAATTATGGCAGCAATGGCAACCATTACAAGAGCGCTACTTGAAAACCGAAACTCGACATGGCTTTCATTTAACAATATTACATCCCAAACAATCTGCTTTTTTGAATGAAGATGCGCCTAGCGAGCAGACAATTGGATAG
- a CDS encoding DNA-cytosine methyltransferase, whose amino-acid sequence MAHELRTQRPIAVDLFAGAGGMTLGFEQAGFDVLASIEIDPIHCAIHEFNFPFWTVLCQSVVDTTGEEIRKRSQIGDREIDVVISGSPCQGFSIIGKRNFDDPRNSLVFHFHRLVLELQPKFFVMENVRGITIGEHKQILKTLISEFQSEGYQVEENYQILNAAHYGVPQARERLFLLGAREDVALPKYPQRITQIAKPHNSPKKNSSLLPTSPTVWDAIGDIPEVEQYSELLLRDWVVAAYGKPSNYALALRGIKTSENDYSYTRKFDSRILSSSFRTKHSSATIERFVATVQGEREPISRFHKLHPAGVCNTLRAGTDMYRGSFTSPRPIHPFTPRCITVREAARLHSYPDWFRFHITKWHGFRQVGNSVPPLLAKSIALEIMNVLEIVPSKPEVIQELGDESLLHFKMSEAAKYYGVNPKVMEISNDTSEQS is encoded by the coding sequence ATGGCTCATGAGTTGAGAACACAACGACCAATCGCAGTTGACTTATTCGCGGGTGCAGGTGGAATGACTCTTGGCTTTGAACAAGCTGGGTTTGATGTACTCGCATCTATAGAAATTGACCCGATTCATTGTGCAATTCATGAATTTAACTTTCCCTTTTGGACAGTATTATGCCAAAGCGTTGTGGATACCACTGGGGAAGAAATTAGAAAGCGATCGCAAATTGGCGATCGAGAAATTGATGTAGTAATTTCTGGGTCTCCTTGCCAAGGTTTCTCTATTATTGGAAAACGAAATTTTGATGACCCACGCAACTCTTTAGTATTTCACTTTCATCGTCTAGTTTTAGAGTTGCAACCAAAATTTTTTGTAATGGAAAATGTTCGTGGTATCACAATAGGCGAACATAAACAAATTCTCAAAACTTTGATTAGTGAGTTTCAAAGCGAAGGCTATCAAGTAGAAGAAAATTACCAAATTCTCAACGCTGCTCATTACGGAGTTCCCCAAGCACGAGAAAGATTATTTCTCTTAGGAGCAAGGGAAGATGTAGCTTTACCAAAATATCCCCAACGTATAACCCAAATAGCAAAGCCGCATAACTCCCCAAAGAAAAATTCATCTTTACTACCAACTAGTCCTACAGTCTGGGATGCAATTGGAGATATACCGGAAGTAGAACAATATTCAGAGTTACTATTAAGAGATTGGGTTGTTGCAGCGTATGGTAAGCCTAGTAATTATGCTCTGGCACTTCGGGGTATCAAGACTTCAGAAAATGATTATTCATACACGCGTAAATTTGATTCCCGAATTCTCTCTTCCAGTTTCCGCACCAAACACTCAAGTGCAACTATTGAACGCTTTGTTGCTACAGTTCAAGGTGAAAGAGAACCAATTAGTCGCTTTCATAAACTACATCCTGCTGGTGTTTGTAACACCTTAAGAGCAGGTACAGATATGTATCGTGGTTCTTTTACTTCTCCTAGACCAATTCATCCTTTTACGCCCAGATGTATCACCGTTAGAGAAGCAGCGAGGTTGCATTCCTATCCTGATTGGTTTAGATTTCATATCACTAAATGGCACGGCTTCCGCCAAGTTGGTAACTCTGTACCTCCTTTATTAGCTAAATCAATAGCATTAGAAATTATGAATGTGCTGGAGATAGTTCCATCTAAACCTGAGGTAATTCAAGAACTTGGTGATGAAAGTTTATTGCATTTTAAGATGTCGGAAGCTGCTAAATATTATGGAGTTAATCCAAAAGTAATGGAAATAAGCAACGATACATCCGAGCAAAGCTAA